In Desulfomonile tiedjei DSM 6799, a genomic segment contains:
- a CDS encoding methylated-DNA--[protein]-cysteine S-methyltransferase: MFYDYFETGSIGTLTLVGDEQGLRQIVFPNGRKTVTIWPDWKKDHGFFALIEAQLRAYFQGELRRFEIAIAPVGTPFQLKVWQVLRTIPYGELVSYKTIAESIGNPKAVRAVGGAIGKNPIPIIVPCHRCIGSDGSLTGFGGGLDIKKRLIDLEQSNIIETM, from the coding sequence ATGTTCTACGATTATTTTGAAACCGGCTCGATTGGAACGTTGACTCTTGTCGGAGACGAACAAGGGCTACGGCAAATCGTTTTTCCGAATGGAAGAAAAACTGTCACTATTTGGCCTGATTGGAAAAAAGACCATGGATTCTTTGCATTGATCGAAGCTCAGCTCCGGGCCTATTTCCAGGGTGAATTGAGACGATTCGAGATCGCAATTGCGCCTGTAGGAACGCCTTTTCAGCTCAAAGTCTGGCAAGTCTTGCGCACGATTCCTTACGGGGAATTGGTCAGCTACAAAACCATCGCTGAGAGCATCGGTAACCCTAAAGCAGTCAGGGCCGTAGGTGGAGCTATCGGAAAAAACCCCATACCCATCATTGTGCCGTGCCATCGGTGTATCGGCAGCGACGGCTCTTTAACCGGTTTCGGCGGAGGCCTGGATATCAAAAAGCGGCTGATTGACCTGGAACAGTCCAATATCATTGAGACTATGTAG
- a CDS encoding DNA-3-methyladenine glycosylase 2 has product MNLDTQICDRARLARDPRFDGLFFIGVLSTGIYCRPICPARSPKAENIVYFPSAAAAAEAGFRPCLRCRPEAAPGSPAWNGTSATVSRAVLLIRQGELQEQNMEDLASKLGVTGRHLRRLFQIHIGASPKTLATTQKILFAKKLLSETDLSVTHIAFASGFGSIRRFNAAFSKMYGRTPSSVRMRNNESKITGDELFRCTLTLSYRPPFDWQRMLEFFELRAIPGVEWVANGAYHRTIRINETTGMISVAPSPKGNALLLTVALSDSRDLMSIVERVRRMFDLDANMAAIHEVLTADAVLEKSVRKHPGLRLPGIWDPFEAAVRAVLGQQVSVKGARTLIGRIVAKTAPRFESPDFRNLTHFFPTAHELNTRDLGAIGMPESRVRSLQALAEEVDRENLFFVVKESLSDFIEKLTRIPGIGDWTAQYIAMRAMGEPDAFPAGDLGIVKAMRQADKRLTVKEIRQRAETWRPWRAYATMYLWHG; this is encoded by the coding sequence ATGAATCTTGATACACAAATCTGCGACAGGGCGCGTCTGGCCAGGGATCCTCGGTTTGACGGCTTGTTTTTCATTGGGGTTTTGAGCACCGGCATTTATTGCCGTCCCATATGCCCCGCACGGTCGCCTAAAGCGGAGAACATAGTCTACTTTCCTTCCGCTGCTGCAGCGGCTGAAGCGGGATTTCGACCGTGTCTGAGGTGTCGGCCGGAAGCAGCGCCTGGAAGTCCGGCCTGGAACGGTACATCTGCTACAGTTTCCCGAGCAGTCTTGCTGATCCGCCAGGGCGAGCTCCAAGAACAAAATATGGAGGATCTGGCCTCGAAACTTGGCGTGACCGGTCGTCACCTGCGCAGATTGTTTCAAATCCATATCGGTGCTTCGCCTAAGACTCTGGCTACCACGCAGAAAATTCTATTCGCAAAGAAGCTGCTCAGCGAAACCGATCTGTCCGTAACGCACATAGCTTTTGCTTCAGGTTTCGGTAGCATCCGGCGATTCAATGCAGCATTCAGTAAGATGTACGGCAGGACTCCATCATCCGTTCGCATGAGGAATAATGAAAGCAAGATCACCGGAGACGAGCTGTTCAGATGCACGTTGACTTTGTCTTACCGCCCGCCCTTTGATTGGCAACGTATGCTGGAATTCTTTGAATTGCGAGCCATACCGGGCGTAGAGTGGGTTGCGAATGGTGCGTATCATCGCACTATCAGGATCAACGAAACGACAGGAATGATTTCCGTGGCCCCGTCGCCAAAAGGAAACGCGCTATTACTGACAGTCGCCTTGTCCGACAGTCGAGACCTGATGTCCATTGTCGAGAGGGTGCGACGCATGTTTGACCTGGACGCCAACATGGCGGCTATTCATGAAGTCTTGACTGCAGACGCCGTGCTCGAGAAATCAGTGAGAAAACACCCCGGCCTCAGGTTACCGGGGATCTGGGATCCATTTGAAGCAGCCGTACGGGCGGTCCTGGGCCAACAGGTATCAGTCAAGGGAGCCCGTACCCTCATCGGTCGGATCGTCGCAAAGACAGCACCGAGATTCGAATCCCCCGATTTCCGGAATCTCACACACTTTTTCCCGACAGCGCATGAGCTCAACACTCGCGATCTGGGAGCGATCGGCATGCCTGAATCGCGAGTCCGTTCGCTCCAGGCTCTGGCGGAAGAAGTGGATCGCGAAAACCTCTTTTTCGTCGTGAAGGAGTCGCTTTCGGATTTCATTGAAAAATTGACTCGAATTCCCGGCATCGGTGACTGGACGGCTCAGTACATCGCCATGCGCGCGATGGGCGAACCCGACGCGTTCCCGGCCGGCGATCTGGGCATTGTGAAGGCAATGCGGCAAGCAGATAAACGTCTCACGGTGAAAGAAATTCGACAAAGAGCCGAAACATGGCGTCCATGGCGTGCTTACGCCACCATGTATCTTTGGCACGGCTAA
- a CDS encoding PAS domain S-box protein — MSDCLRVLIIEDSEDDALLMTSELELAGFSIVSRRVETVQAMVHAIETEQWDLILSDYRLPYFSGIEAFKIVKEHGLDVPFILVSGAIGEDTAVEAMKAGAHDYIMKGNLTRLPPAVQRELRETEIRRQSRLADKALQRSEVRFRKIYENVPVMMHSIDKDGIVRNVNQKWLSEMGYEREEVLGRNIANVMTPESSVRLTAILQKFWADGKIDNVNYRYVKKDGTIIDVLLDSAVVYDAVWGEISISTVRDITAQRRAENALKESEERYRTLIESMNEGFGIQDASGIITYANVKLCEMLQCSNQELVGRPVEEFLDRFEQNAEHLPSMINDTSYEVSWTGKKGRKVSTIMSPRPLFDFRGEFIGSCAVITDITERKRKEEELENLRRQLSLILDSAWEGILGLDQEGRHTFVNPAAARMLGYEAEELIGKKSHRIWHRIGVDDSPHSEKDCPLRDTLTTGISHAGDQVLWRKDGTGFSAELIVNPLMAGGKSVGAVATFWDITRRKQDAQELKDREHELAAIYENAPLVMVLVDDERKVRKANIPAAKLAGTSTSEMIGKRGGEALGCLHSMDAPEGCGFGPSCGQCTVRRTVLDTFKTGISHHEVEASLPFSHGGKVMESVFLLSTTKLYVREQPMVLVSILDITNRKRAEEALRQSEERFRAIFERARDCIFIKDTQFRYADLNPAAEKFLRRPVSQLIGKTAEAVFPPEQAAAITDVSKRVIDGQVVEWEHVLTINSVDFTYHTIAVPLYNSSGQVSGICGIARDISHLPKSEFPMADQIGEYPSTVMKSTLSKAALAASAESTVLLLGESGSGKDYLAKRIHKLSRRAHGPYFSVNCAAISPRLAESELFGHERGAFTGAHARKRGLLELAEGGTLLLNEIAELTPELQSKLLTFLDTKTFTRVGGEKKITINARLIAATNKDLKKEVENGTFREDLFYRLNVISIQIPPLRRRREDIPILLQEFVTMIATELQFTRIPSIGNGIVSALQQYAWPGNIREFRNVIERALIVSRGKELSLSVLELPSHDNPSTENWSFITTFGDRSLNDVTRDLKRAFVVEALKRSGGCRQDAARTLGISRYSLKHYIQTLGLADEQSGGS; from the coding sequence ATGTCAGACTGTCTAAGAGTCTTGATAATTGAAGATTCAGAAGATGACGCTTTATTGATGACCAGTGAGCTAGAGCTCGCCGGCTTTTCCATTGTGTCCAGACGAGTGGAAACTGTTCAAGCTATGGTCCACGCTATTGAGACGGAACAATGGGATCTTATTCTTTCAGATTATAGACTGCCTTATTTCAGCGGGATCGAGGCGTTCAAAATCGTTAAAGAACACGGGTTGGATGTGCCATTCATTCTGGTATCCGGTGCAATCGGGGAAGATACCGCCGTGGAAGCCATGAAGGCAGGCGCTCACGATTATATAATGAAAGGCAATTTGACGAGACTGCCGCCGGCCGTTCAGCGAGAATTACGTGAAACTGAGATTCGCCGTCAGAGCAGGTTGGCAGATAAGGCTCTTCAGAGAAGTGAAGTCAGGTTTCGCAAGATTTACGAAAATGTTCCCGTGATGATGCATTCCATCGACAAGGACGGAATAGTCCGCAATGTGAATCAAAAATGGCTGAGCGAAATGGGATACGAACGGGAGGAAGTACTTGGACGCAATATTGCGAATGTTATGACGCCGGAATCAAGCGTTCGCCTTACAGCTATTCTTCAAAAATTCTGGGCGGATGGAAAAATCGATAACGTAAACTATCGATATGTGAAAAAGGACGGAACGATCATCGATGTGCTGCTCGATTCCGCGGTGGTTTACGATGCTGTTTGGGGAGAGATCAGTATATCTACCGTTCGCGACATCACCGCCCAGAGACGCGCAGAAAATGCCCTGAAAGAAAGCGAGGAGCGATACCGAACTCTTATAGAATCAATGAACGAGGGATTTGGGATCCAGGATGCCAGCGGGATCATAACGTATGCCAATGTCAAGCTCTGTGAAATGCTCCAATGTTCAAATCAAGAACTTGTCGGCAGGCCGGTTGAAGAGTTTCTCGATCGATTCGAGCAGAATGCGGAACACCTCCCGAGTATGATCAACGACACCTCGTACGAGGTCAGTTGGACAGGAAAAAAGGGGCGTAAGGTCTCTACTATCATGTCTCCCAGACCGCTCTTCGATTTTCGTGGAGAATTTATCGGTAGCTGTGCCGTTATAACGGACATAACCGAAAGAAAGAGAAAAGAAGAAGAGCTTGAAAACCTTCGTCGCCAACTTTCACTGATCCTGGATTCGGCATGGGAAGGAATTTTGGGTCTGGACCAGGAGGGAAGACATACGTTTGTAAATCCCGCTGCAGCAAGAATGCTTGGATACGAAGCTGAAGAACTCATCGGCAAGAAGAGTCATAGAATATGGCATCGCATCGGCGTAGACGACAGCCCTCATTCCGAGAAAGACTGTCCCTTACGCGATACTCTCACAACAGGCATTTCACATGCTGGGGACCAAGTATTGTGGCGAAAAGACGGGACCGGCTTCTCGGCTGAGCTTATAGTGAATCCCCTCATGGCCGGCGGAAAATCAGTGGGTGCTGTGGCCACTTTCTGGGATATCACCCGTCGCAAGCAGGATGCACAGGAACTCAAAGATCGAGAGCACGAGTTAGCCGCCATTTACGAGAATGCTCCTTTGGTCATGGTGCTCGTGGACGATGAAAGGAAAGTGCGGAAAGCGAACATTCCCGCAGCTAAGTTGGCCGGCACATCAACTTCGGAGATGATCGGAAAGCGAGGCGGCGAGGCGCTCGGTTGTCTCCATTCTATGGATGCACCTGAGGGTTGTGGCTTTGGCCCCTCTTGCGGGCAATGCACGGTACGGCGCACTGTTTTGGATACATTCAAAACCGGCATAAGTCATCATGAAGTGGAAGCGAGCCTGCCGTTCTCTCACGGTGGTAAGGTAATGGAATCAGTCTTTCTCCTTTCGACTACCAAACTGTATGTCAGGGAACAACCCATGGTTCTGGTGAGTATTCTGGACATCACCAATCGCAAAAGGGCCGAAGAAGCCCTGCGGCAAAGCGAGGAGCGCTTTAGAGCCATCTTTGAACGAGCGAGAGACTGCATATTCATCAAAGACACTCAGTTTAGGTATGCCGATTTGAATCCTGCTGCCGAGAAATTTCTCCGACGTCCTGTTTCCCAACTAATCGGGAAGACTGCTGAAGCGGTTTTTCCGCCGGAGCAAGCAGCAGCCATCACAGATGTGTCCAAGCGAGTGATCGACGGCCAAGTAGTGGAATGGGAGCATGTACTGACCATAAATAGCGTGGATTTCACTTATCATACCATCGCGGTGCCTCTCTACAATTCTTCCGGTCAAGTTTCAGGAATATGCGGGATTGCACGCGACATAAGTCATCTCCCAAAAAGCGAATTTCCGATGGCGGACCAAATCGGAGAGTACCCCTCCACTGTCATGAAATCTACTTTGAGCAAAGCTGCTCTTGCCGCATCAGCGGAAAGCACAGTCCTCCTCTTAGGCGAGAGCGGTAGCGGAAAGGATTATTTGGCAAAACGTATTCACAAGTTGTCCAGGAGGGCTCACGGCCCCTATTTTTCCGTCAATTGCGCAGCCATATCTCCGCGACTTGCTGAATCGGAACTCTTCGGTCATGAACGGGGTGCCTTTACCGGAGCACATGCACGCAAGCGGGGACTCCTCGAATTGGCTGAGGGCGGCACCCTTCTGCTGAATGAAATTGCGGAGCTCACACCGGAACTACAGTCAAAACTTTTGACGTTCCTGGATACCAAGACATTTACGCGAGTCGGTGGAGAAAAGAAGATAACGATCAATGCCAGACTCATAGCTGCCACGAATAAGGATTTGAAAAAAGAAGTTGAAAACGGAACATTCAGAGAAGATCTTTTTTACCGTCTCAACGTAATTTCCATTCAAATTCCGCCGTTGCGCCGGAGACGAGAAGACATTCCGATACTTCTTCAGGAGTTCGTTACGATGATTGCCACCGAACTGCAATTCACGCGAATTCCATCCATCGGTAACGGCATTGTCAGTGCGCTACAACAATATGCCTGGCCGGGCAATATCAGGGAATTTCGCAATGTGATTGAAAGGGCATTGATTGTGTCCCGCGGCAAAGAACTGAGTCTTTCGGTTCTTGAGTTGCCGTCACATGACAACCCTTCGACGGAAAACTGGTCCTTCATCACCACGTTTGGAGACCGATCCTTGAATGACGTTACACGTGATCTAAAACGAGCCTTCGTGGTCGAAGCATTAAAGAGGTCCGGAGGATGCAGGCAGGATGCCGCCCGTACCCTGGGGATCTCCCGATACTCATTGAAACATTACATTCAAACTCTCGGACTCGCGGATGAGCAGTCCGGAGGAAGTTAG
- a CDS encoding response regulator encodes MREKYVLLVEDNPDDEELTIVALQENNIGNPVVVVRDGAEALDYLLGTETPHNLPVVVLLDLKLPKISGLEVLRRLRDHERTKFLPVVVLTSSREEEDRIQSYSLGANSYVRKPVDFGQFIEAVKQLGLYWLVWNEPPPQK; translated from the coding sequence TTGAGAGAAAAATATGTCCTTTTGGTAGAAGATAATCCGGATGATGAAGAATTAACAATTGTTGCGCTCCAGGAGAATAACATTGGAAATCCTGTAGTGGTGGTCCGTGATGGAGCGGAGGCATTGGATTATCTTCTTGGTACGGAAACGCCTCACAATCTGCCTGTGGTTGTCCTGCTGGATCTGAAGTTGCCTAAAATCAGCGGACTCGAAGTGTTACGCCGTTTGCGAGACCATGAACGAACCAAGTTCCTGCCGGTGGTTGTACTGACCTCTTCCAGGGAAGAGGAGGACAGGATCCAATCATATTCGCTGGGTGCAAATTCATACGTTCGAAAGCCGGTAGATTTCGGCCAGTTTATCGAAGCTGTGAAACAATTGGGATTGTACTGGCTCGTCTGGAACGAACCACCTCCGCAGAAATAA
- the tnpC gene encoding IS66 family transposase has translation MGINGCPVCLEKQRCIDELKEKIQSLEAKLRYQERKAQEGYFGSSTPSSKIPIKRNSEQKEKKPKGARQGHKGSGRKSHECEFDYAVEVEAPDICPECGGILEKKGVEERSVLDTPSQKPERIVFRLPKRYCYRCERTFTPQTPGVLPKSLYGNQLIANAMTMYYFYGLPMGRICEQTGVSEGSLMEVYHRMGRLFERVPQKLIEEYRQAPVKHADETSWRTDGKNGYVWLFATPDLSIFQFGKSRSSQVAHAVLGKDRLPGVLVVDRYRGYKKAPCEIQYCYAHLLRDVQDLEKEFPEEAEVSTFVAVVAPLLALAQGLRSQPITDKQFYRRAAKLRTEIKAAMERPARHMGIRRIQGIFRENEERLYHWARDRTIPAENNLAERDLRPTVVARKVSYGSISDNGAKTRSILTTVLTTLKKRGNDPAEQMKKTLDQLATNLKLDPYELLFQRNGPQE, from the coding sequence ATGGGCATAAACGGTTGTCCGGTTTGTTTGGAAAAACAGCGTTGCATTGACGAGTTAAAAGAAAAGATCCAGAGCCTGGAGGCTAAACTGCGCTATCAAGAGCGCAAGGCTCAAGAAGGATACTTCGGCTCTTCCACTCCCTCATCCAAAATACCAATCAAGAGGAACAGTGAACAGAAGGAGAAAAAGCCCAAAGGTGCGCGGCAGGGACACAAAGGTTCCGGTCGCAAGAGCCACGAGTGCGAGTTTGATTATGCGGTAGAAGTGGAGGCTCCAGATATCTGTCCCGAATGCGGGGGTATTCTTGAAAAGAAAGGGGTGGAAGAGAGGAGTGTCCTGGATACGCCTTCTCAAAAACCCGAACGAATAGTATTTCGCTTACCCAAAAGGTATTGTTATCGTTGTGAACGCACGTTTACTCCCCAGACTCCCGGGGTGCTTCCCAAGAGTCTTTACGGAAATCAACTCATTGCCAATGCCATGACGATGTATTACTTCTATGGTCTTCCCATGGGACGAATCTGTGAACAGACTGGAGTAAGCGAAGGAAGCCTGATGGAGGTATATCATCGAATGGGGCGACTTTTTGAAAGAGTTCCCCAGAAGCTCATTGAAGAATATCGACAAGCTCCTGTGAAACACGCAGATGAGACGAGCTGGCGCACTGACGGCAAGAACGGATACGTTTGGCTCTTCGCCACTCCCGATTTGAGCATTTTCCAATTTGGCAAGAGTCGCTCGTCCCAAGTAGCTCATGCAGTCCTCGGCAAAGATCGGCTACCGGGCGTTTTGGTTGTGGATCGTTACCGCGGCTACAAGAAAGCTCCATGTGAGATTCAATATTGTTACGCTCACCTTCTGCGAGATGTCCAGGATTTGGAAAAAGAGTTTCCCGAAGAAGCAGAGGTCTCAACTTTTGTGGCTGTTGTGGCTCCTTTACTTGCACTCGCTCAGGGACTTCGCAGCCAACCGATTACGGATAAGCAATTCTATCGTCGAGCGGCTAAGCTTCGGACTGAAATTAAGGCCGCAATGGAACGACCGGCCCGCCATATGGGCATTCGCCGGATCCAAGGTATCTTCCGTGAAAATGAAGAGAGGCTCTATCACTGGGCTCGAGACCGAACGATTCCGGCAGAAAACAATTTAGCCGAAAGAGATCTGAGACCCACTGTTGTGGCAAGGAAGGTCAGCTATGGATCTATTTCTGATAACGGAGCCAAGACGCGCAGTATTCTCACAACCGTCCTCACCACCCTCAAGAAACGAGGTAACGACCCTGCAGAACAGATGAAGAAAACTCTCGATCAATTAGCAACGAATCTTAAGCTGGACCCCTATGAACTCCTCTTTCAAAGAAACGGCCCTCAAGAATAG
- a CDS encoding ATP-binding protein produces MSGFLNSLRFRLILLVFLAVLPAAGLIIYNGVEDRQNARNNAQEDALRLSSLISLETKQTIQMTRQLLSSLTEFPAVKNRDLQDCSFLLEGIRRIHPFYTALAVADSNGELVCSSNKGQVGINLADRDYVQRALSTRGFTVSDYLVGRLTGKPSLAFAQPIIDRRQQIQGLVVAAIDLSWLVRIASVVELPTGSSMTIIDSKGRALARWPDPEKWIGHSAAETEIGRMAMAGTEGVAETVGMDGVPRLYGYRPLLSDEHGIGFVYVGIPQEIAYAAANRILTRNLIALGAVIVLGLLAAFLFGHVFIMRGVVELVETSKQLADGNLGARTSISSTKGEIGELAAAFDDMASALQQREKERKQAEAEIRRNADRSRLLSDISDEFIRAGLDYAPVLSSIVHRITEWFGDYCFIHLLTDEGNLSEASAAHNPLTTLENVVQPSFSFLSDSETSLLHRVVSNGNPLLIHGKDLQDIPALLDDLSCHDIFIVPMRADEQVVGTLTLIRHQSHAALAVEDESFLQYVADRAAISISNARLVRTIQQLNAELEERVRSRTVQLSLANKELEAFAYSVSHDLRTPLRAIDGFSRILMEKYNGVLDAKGSDYLQRTRAAAQRMAELIDDLLELSRLTRTEMQQTNVDLSVIVHELKMHLQESQPHRAVDFKIQEGLVVLGDERLLRSALENLLGNSWKFTGKQEHAFIEFGMETQQGEPVFLVRDNGAGFDMQYADKLFGAFQRLHSMTEFPGTGIGLAIAQRVMHRHGGSIWAEGAVGRGATFYFKFPGRGET; encoded by the coding sequence ATGTCGGGTTTTCTAAATAGCTTGCGCTTTCGACTTATTCTCCTGGTGTTTCTTGCCGTTCTCCCGGCTGCAGGGCTCATCATTTACAATGGTGTCGAAGATCGTCAAAATGCCCGAAACAACGCTCAAGAAGATGCTTTGCGTTTGAGCAGCCTTATTTCTCTGGAAACAAAACAAACAATCCAGATGACACGTCAGTTACTCTCATCTTTGACAGAATTCCCGGCAGTAAAGAACCGTGACCTACAGGATTGTTCGTTCCTTCTGGAGGGTATCCGGCGAATTCATCCATTTTATACGGCTTTGGCGGTCGCGGATTCAAATGGCGAACTCGTGTGTTCCAGTAACAAAGGTCAGGTTGGTATCAATCTCGCCGACAGAGACTATGTGCAACGGGCTCTTAGCACCCGTGGTTTCACGGTAAGTGATTACCTTGTCGGTCGACTGACAGGCAAACCTTCTCTGGCTTTCGCACAGCCTATAATCGATCGAAGGCAGCAGATCCAGGGATTAGTCGTCGCTGCAATAGACTTATCGTGGCTCGTCAGGATTGCTTCTGTAGTGGAGCTACCCACTGGATCGTCAATGACCATCATAGATTCCAAAGGTAGAGCACTTGCCCGGTGGCCCGATCCCGAAAAGTGGATTGGTCATTCAGCAGCCGAGACAGAGATCGGTAGAATGGCAATGGCCGGAACAGAAGGTGTGGCTGAGACAGTGGGGATGGACGGCGTTCCTCGGCTCTATGGTTATCGACCGTTATTGTCTGACGAGCATGGCATAGGATTCGTTTATGTCGGGATTCCACAGGAAATAGCGTATGCGGCGGCAAACCGAATCTTGACCCGTAATTTAATTGCCCTGGGAGCCGTAATCGTACTGGGTCTATTGGCCGCTTTTCTTTTCGGCCACGTGTTCATAATGCGAGGAGTGGTGGAACTCGTAGAGACATCGAAACAACTGGCAGACGGTAATCTCGGAGCGCGCACCAGCATTTCCTCAACAAAAGGCGAAATTGGCGAACTGGCAGCGGCTTTCGATGACATGGCCTCGGCGCTGCAGCAAAGGGAAAAGGAGCGTAAACAAGCCGAGGCGGAGATTAGACGTAATGCAGACCGGTCACGATTGCTTTCGGATATTTCAGATGAGTTCATTAGAGCAGGACTGGATTATGCTCCGGTTTTATCCAGTATTGTGCACCGAATCACCGAATGGTTCGGGGACTATTGTTTCATCCATCTTCTGACAGACGAAGGGAATTTGTCCGAGGCTTCCGCCGCTCATAATCCTCTAACAACTCTGGAGAATGTCGTACAGCCATCATTCTCGTTTCTGTCAGACAGTGAAACATCCTTGCTCCACCGTGTTGTAAGCAATGGGAATCCTTTGTTGATTCATGGAAAAGACCTTCAGGACATCCCGGCGCTTCTCGACGATCTTTCATGTCATGACATTTTCATTGTTCCAATGAGAGCGGACGAGCAGGTTGTCGGGACACTCACCCTTATTCGGCATCAGTCACATGCTGCTTTAGCGGTCGAAGATGAATCGTTTCTGCAATATGTGGCGGATCGTGCTGCCATTTCAATTTCCAATGCCCGTTTGGTTCGTACTATTCAGCAACTGAATGCTGAGCTGGAGGAAAGAGTAAGAAGCCGCACAGTGCAATTATCATTGGCAAACAAGGAATTGGAGGCTTTCGCGTATTCGGTTTCACATGATTTGAGGACTCCCTTGAGAGCCATTGACGGATTTAGTCGAATTCTCATGGAGAAATACAATGGTGTGCTAGACGCTAAAGGCAGCGATTATCTCCAACGAACCCGCGCTGCTGCCCAACGAATGGCTGAACTCATCGACGATCTCTTGGAGTTGTCACGGCTGACGCGTACCGAGATGCAGCAGACAAACGTCGATTTGAGCGTCATAGTACACGAGCTGAAAATGCACCTTCAGGAGAGCCAACCGCATCGTGCCGTAGATTTTAAAATACAGGAGGGTCTTGTCGTACTTGGCGATGAGCGCCTCCTTCGATCGGCTCTCGAAAACTTGCTTGGCAATTCATGGAAATTTACCGGAAAACAAGAGCATGCGTTTATAGAATTCGGGATGGAAACGCAGCAGGGTGAACCGGTGTTTCTCGTCCGAGACAATGGGGCGGGATTCGATATGCAATATGCCGACAAATTGTTCGGAGCATTTCAGCGATTGCACTCGATGACAGAGTTCCCCGGTACCGGGATTGGTTTGGCAATAGCACAGAGAGTTATGCATCGTCACGGCGGCAGTATTTGGGCTGAAGGTGCGGTGGGCCGTGGAGCGACTTTTTATTTCAAATTTCCTGGGCGAGGTGAAACTTGA